In the Moraxella osloensis genome, one interval contains:
- the prmA gene encoding 50S ribosomal protein L11 methyltransferase, producing the protein MPWQQLHIQCEKSQAELAETLMLEADALSISLDDAGDQPLFEPLPGESPLWDDVIVTGLFDGDCNLETLSQDIANDVVATRVWSSRVDDKDWEREWMKNYHPIECANGLWIVPKWMSPPNPNAINIIMDPGLAFGTGYHATTRLCIDWLTAQPLQDKVVIDYGCGSGILGIAALLLGAKQVYAVDIDPQAVLATHQNAERNKVANQLQAFLPEQFSDYCKEQAILPVDMITANILAKPLMSLAPYFATLLKSQGSIVLAGLIENQVEDVKAAYHPYFEMDGEFTFSAQEDKHWHRLSGFRRG; encoded by the coding sequence ATGCCTTGGCAGCAATTACATATTCAATGCGAAAAATCGCAAGCCGAACTGGCGGAAACCTTGATGCTAGAAGCCGATGCGCTCAGTATTAGTTTAGACGATGCGGGTGACCAACCGCTATTTGAACCTTTGCCAGGTGAATCGCCACTGTGGGATGATGTGATTGTGACTGGGCTATTTGATGGCGATTGTAATTTGGAAACTTTGAGCCAAGATATCGCCAATGATGTGGTGGCGACGCGAGTTTGGAGCAGCCGAGTGGATGACAAAGATTGGGAACGTGAGTGGATGAAGAACTACCATCCCATTGAATGTGCCAATGGACTTTGGATTGTGCCCAAATGGATGTCACCCCCTAACCCCAATGCGATTAATATCATCATGGATCCAGGCTTGGCATTTGGCACAGGTTACCATGCAACCACCCGTCTTTGTATTGATTGGCTAACAGCACAGCCCCTACAAGATAAAGTGGTGATTGACTATGGGTGCGGCTCAGGTATTTTGGGCATTGCGGCGCTTTTGCTAGGCGCAAAGCAGGTGTATGCGGTCGATATTGACCCCCAAGCAGTCTTAGCCACCCATCAAAATGCTGAGCGCAACAAAGTAGCAAATCAGCTCCAGGCATTTTTACCTGAACAATTTAGTGACTATTGTAAAGAGCAGGCTATTTTGCCCGTGGATATGATTACCGCAAATATTTTAGCCAAACCGCTAATGAGCCTTGCCCCTTATTTTGCGACATTATTGAAATCTCAAGGTAGTATCGTGTTAGCCGGTCTGATTGAAAACCAAGTGGAAGATGTAAAAGCTGCCTATCATCCTTATTTTGAGATGGATGGCGAATTTACCTTTAGCGCGCAGGAAGATAAACATTGGCATCGCCTCTCGGGTTTTCGCCGCGGTTAG